In Bacillus methanolicus, the following proteins share a genomic window:
- a CDS encoding S41 family peptidase — MNRKWIALLMAGSLITGAGGTYAGMKWAEVKKEKANQEQSEEQLSTNEGNLSKTDLRKVEQAYSLILNKYVEKVDEEQLVEGAIQGMLLTLKDPYSVYMDKETARQFNETLESSFEGIGAEVSMIDGKIVIVAPFKDSPAEKAGLKPNDQILKVDGESVEGLDLYEATLKIRGERGTMVTLEISRQGLKEPLTVEIKRDEIPQITVYSEVKNVNGKDIGYIELTSFSENTAEEFRTQLKSMEKDGIDGLVIDVRGNPGGLLSTVEEIVRELVTNKKPYVQIEKRNGEKDRYFSTLKKPKQYSIAVLVDKGSASASEILAGALKEAQGYPLIGEHTFGKGTVQQPVQMEDGSNIKLTLFKWLTPDGNWIHKKGIEPDIKVSQPDIFHTHPLKIEKPLEKEMNNEQVKNAQEMLDELSFEPGRTDGYFSESTVKAVKAFQMKHDIKPTGIIDGETASALQGAIMEELKKEENDLQLQTALRLLAR, encoded by the coding sequence TTGAATCGCAAATGGATTGCATTATTAATGGCTGGGTCGTTAATTACAGGAGCCGGCGGCACATACGCAGGAATGAAATGGGCCGAAGTAAAGAAGGAAAAGGCAAATCAGGAACAAAGCGAAGAGCAGTTATCCACTAATGAAGGCAATTTAAGTAAAACCGACTTAAGAAAAGTTGAGCAAGCTTACAGTCTCATATTGAACAAGTATGTTGAAAAAGTGGACGAAGAGCAGCTTGTTGAAGGGGCTATTCAAGGGATGCTTTTAACGTTAAAAGACCCTTATTCTGTTTATATGGATAAAGAAACTGCCCGACAATTTAATGAGACGTTGGAATCCTCGTTTGAGGGAATCGGGGCCGAGGTCAGCATGATTGACGGAAAAATTGTGATCGTCGCTCCATTTAAAGATTCGCCTGCGGAAAAAGCAGGTTTAAAGCCGAATGACCAAATTTTAAAAGTGGATGGAGAAAGTGTTGAGGGACTCGATTTATACGAAGCAACTTTAAAAATCCGCGGTGAAAGAGGTACAATGGTAACACTGGAAATCTCTCGCCAGGGATTGAAAGAACCTTTAACCGTTGAAATTAAACGTGATGAAATCCCGCAAATCACGGTTTATTCAGAAGTGAAAAACGTAAATGGAAAAGACATTGGCTATATTGAATTAACTTCTTTTTCCGAGAATACAGCAGAGGAGTTTAGAACACAACTGAAGTCAATGGAAAAAGACGGGATTGATGGACTTGTGATTGATGTACGAGGCAACCCTGGGGGCCTTCTTTCGACCGTTGAAGAAATAGTGAGAGAACTTGTGACAAACAAAAAGCCATATGTGCAAATTGAAAAACGCAATGGAGAAAAAGACCGCTACTTTTCCACTCTAAAAAAACCAAAACAATATTCGATTGCTGTCCTTGTTGATAAAGGGAGCGCCTCTGCTTCGGAAATATTGGCAGGTGCTTTGAAAGAAGCACAAGGATACCCGTTGATCGGGGAGCATACTTTTGGTAAAGGAACCGTTCAGCAGCCTGTTCAGATGGAAGATGGCAGCAATATTAAGTTAACACTGTTTAAATGGCTTACACCTGATGGAAACTGGATTCACAAGAAAGGAATTGAACCGGATATCAAAGTCAGCCAGCCTGATATTTTCCATACCCATCCTTTAAAAATTGAAAAACCTCTTGAGAAAGAAATGAACAATGAGCAAGTAAAAAACGCCCAGGAAATGCTTGATGAATTAAGTTTTGAACCGGGCCGGACCGATGGCTACTTCAGCGAATCGACTGTAAAAGCAGTTAAAGCGTTTCAAATGAAACATGACATAAAACCAACAGGTATCATTGATGGAGAGACAGCGTCCGCACTTCAAGGAGCGATTATGGAAGAATTGAAAAAAGAAGAAAATGATCTTCAGCTGCAAACCGCCTTGCGGTTGTTAGCAAGGTGA
- a CDS encoding winged helix-turn-helix transcriptional regulator: protein MYYEKVQTLSVIEGKWKLVILCHLGLKGTKRFMELKKLIPNITQKMLTNQLRELEEDGLVHREVYPVVPPKVEYSLTEQGKSLMSVLKMLEDWGKKYIKQIEQNAAAR, encoded by the coding sequence ATGTATTACGAGAAAGTACAAACATTGTCTGTGATCGAGGGAAAATGGAAATTAGTTATTTTATGCCATCTAGGGTTAAAAGGAACAAAACGGTTCATGGAACTAAAAAAATTAATCCCTAACATTACGCAAAAAATGTTAACCAATCAACTAAGAGAACTAGAAGAAGACGGGCTTGTTCATCGAGAAGTATATCCTGTTGTTCCTCCAAAGGTTGAATATTCCTTGACAGAACAAGGAAAAAGTCTAATGTCAGTTCTAAAAATGCTCGAAGATTGGGGCAAAAAATATATAAAACAAATTGAACAGAATGCGGCTGCCCGTTAA
- a CDS encoding murein hydrolase activator EnvC family protein — translation MKRSLLTLTVAATVGVGSLFTGVAANSAIASSKLQELQNKKNELQRKRSGVESGINKADQEINRLQNEQEKVIAEIKRLDLAIGDTNEKINEKNVQIAETKAEIEKLRGEIAVLQERIKKRDAMLKERARSFQETGGMVSYIDVLMGAQSFSDFIDRVGAVATFVEADQEILREHMKDKALLEEKQAKVEKDLAELEKMLAELENMKNQLNSQKAEKDRLMSTLKKQEEHKHTEKLALEEEKEVLAAQEAAMQKAIQLEKQRLAELERQRQAQAQKRSSGGSGGTVSNGGGGGSNLSTPPVSSGMFMKPANGRFSSGFGPRDGELHAGIDIANSANVPVVAAADGVVIRSYYSSSYGNCIFISHSINGQIYTTVYAHLQSRLVGTGAVVSKGQQIGVMGNTGYSFGQHLHFEIHKGPWNPSKSNAVDPLNYISM, via the coding sequence TTGAAAAGGTCATTATTAACCCTAACCGTTGCGGCAACGGTAGGAGTTGGGAGTTTGTTTACTGGGGTTGCTGCAAATTCAGCAATCGCATCTTCCAAATTGCAAGAATTACAGAATAAAAAGAATGAACTTCAAAGGAAGCGTTCAGGTGTAGAATCGGGGATTAATAAAGCAGATCAAGAGATTAACAGATTACAAAATGAACAGGAAAAAGTCATTGCAGAGATTAAGAGGCTGGATCTTGCGATAGGCGATACAAATGAAAAAATTAACGAGAAAAATGTACAAATCGCTGAAACAAAAGCAGAAATTGAAAAGTTGAGAGGCGAAATCGCCGTTTTGCAAGAACGGATTAAAAAACGCGATGCTATGCTCAAAGAGAGAGCTCGTTCATTCCAGGAAACCGGCGGAATGGTAAGCTACATAGATGTATTAATGGGTGCCCAAAGCTTCTCAGACTTTATTGACCGGGTAGGGGCAGTAGCAACGTTCGTGGAAGCTGACCAGGAAATTCTTCGCGAGCATATGAAAGATAAAGCGCTTTTAGAGGAGAAACAGGCAAAGGTAGAAAAGGATTTAGCAGAGCTTGAAAAAATGCTTGCTGAGCTTGAAAACATGAAAAATCAGTTGAATTCTCAAAAAGCGGAAAAAGATCGATTAATGTCTACATTGAAAAAACAAGAAGAGCACAAGCATACAGAAAAGCTTGCACTTGAAGAAGAAAAAGAAGTACTTGCAGCTCAAGAAGCAGCTATGCAAAAAGCGATCCAGCTAGAAAAGCAGCGTCTTGCCGAACTTGAAAGACAAAGACAAGCACAAGCTCAAAAAAGAAGCTCCGGCGGCAGCGGCGGCACCGTCAGCAATGGCGGTGGCGGCGGTTCAAATCTTTCAACTCCGCCGGTATCAAGCGGAATGTTCATGAAACCTGCAAATGGCCGCTTCTCATCTGGATTTGGTCCACGCGATGGAGAACTCCATGCAGGTATTGACATTGCGAATAGTGCCAATGTTCCAGTCGTAGCAGCAGCTGACGGTGTTGTTATCCGTTCCTACTATTCTTCCAGCTATGGAAACTGTATCTTTATTTCCCACTCAATTAATGGCCAGATTTACACAACTGTCTATGCTCACTTGCAGAGCAGACTAGTTGGTACAGGCGCAGTTGTTTCAAAAGGCCAGCAAATTGGCGTAATGGGAAATACCGGATATTCCTTCGGCCAACATTTGCACTTTGAAATTCATAAAGGTCCATGGAATCCATCCAAATCCAATGCGGTAGATCCATTAAATTACATTTCTATGTAA
- the ftsX gene encoding permease-like cell division protein FtsX — protein MKARTFRRHVRESFKSLGRNGWMTFASVSAVTVTLIIVGVFFVIMMNLNKVASTIEEDVEIRVHIDPVAKQQDQQVLRKKIEQIPEVKSIEFSSKEEELDNLINSLGEEGKVFKPFEQDNPLNDVFIVKTKNPTDTIKAAKKIEKLEYAAKVKYGQGSVEKLFKFIETSRNVGLVLIIGLLFTAMFLISNTIKITIVARRREIEIMKLVGATNAFIRWPFFLEGLWIGLLGSILPIALVSSAYYYAYDYLKPKLANHFIKILEFNPFVYQVAALLILMGALIGIWGSMMSMRKFLKV, from the coding sequence ATGAAAGCTAGAACATTTCGCCGTCATGTCAGAGAAAGTTTTAAAAGCCTTGGAAGAAACGGTTGGATGACATTTGCGTCCGTAAGCGCCGTAACTGTAACACTAATAATTGTTGGCGTATTTTTCGTCATTATGATGAATCTCAATAAAGTGGCGTCAACCATAGAAGAGGACGTGGAAATCCGCGTTCACATCGATCCTGTTGCAAAACAACAAGACCAGCAAGTTCTAAGGAAAAAAATAGAACAGATCCCGGAAGTAAAGAGTATTGAATTCTCCTCAAAAGAAGAAGAACTCGATAACTTGATTAACAGTTTGGGAGAAGAAGGAAAAGTCTTTAAACCGTTCGAGCAGGATAACCCGTTAAACGATGTATTTATCGTAAAGACGAAAAATCCGACAGACACGATAAAAGCTGCAAAGAAAATTGAAAAATTGGAGTACGCGGCAAAGGTAAAATACGGGCAAGGTTCCGTTGAAAAATTATTCAAATTTATCGAAACAAGCCGGAATGTTGGACTTGTTTTAATTATCGGTTTGTTATTCACAGCCATGTTTTTGATCTCCAATACGATAAAAATTACGATCGTTGCGAGAAGAAGAGAAATCGAGATTATGAAATTAGTAGGAGCGACCAACGCTTTTATTCGCTGGCCGTTTTTCCTTGAAGGATTATGGATCGGATTGCTCGGTTCGATCTTGCCGATTGCTTTAGTTTCATCCGCTTATTATTATGCTTACGATTATTTGAAGCCAAAGCTGGCAAATCATTTTATAAAAATACTGGAGTTTAATCCTTTTGTTTACCAGGTTGCCGCCCTGCTCATTTTAATGGGAGCTTTAATCGGAATCTGGGGAAGCATGATGTCAATGAGAAAGTTTTTAAAAGTTTAG
- the ftsE gene encoding cell division ATP-binding protein FtsE, with product MIQMQDVHKKYPNGVTAVSGIDVKIDQGEFVYIVGPSGAGKSTFIKMIYREERPSKGVILINGVDISRLKDKKVPHLRRNIGVVFQDFKLLPTLTVYENVAFALEVIEEQPNLIKKKVMETLDLVGLKHKARMLPTELSGGEQQRVSIARSIVNSPKVVIADEPTGNLDPETSWEIMSIFEAINARGTTVVMATHNKEIVNTIKHRVIAIENGRIVRDEQKGDYGYES from the coding sequence ATGATTCAAATGCAGGATGTACATAAAAAATATCCAAACGGTGTTACAGCTGTTAGTGGCATCGATGTAAAAATCGATCAGGGAGAATTTGTATATATTGTTGGACCGAGCGGTGCCGGGAAGTCTACGTTTATCAAAATGATCTATCGTGAAGAGAGACCTTCGAAAGGGGTCATTTTAATTAACGGTGTGGATATTAGCAGATTAAAAGACAAAAAAGTTCCGCATCTCCGCCGCAATATCGGGGTAGTGTTCCAAGATTTTAAGCTGCTCCCTACGTTGACAGTATACGAGAATGTTGCTTTTGCCCTGGAAGTCATTGAAGAGCAGCCAAATTTGATAAAGAAAAAAGTTATGGAAACTCTCGATCTTGTAGGCTTAAAGCATAAAGCTCGGATGCTTCCGACAGAGCTTTCGGGCGGGGAGCAGCAGAGGGTTTCGATTGCACGTTCCATTGTGAACTCACCGAAAGTTGTCATAGCGGACGAGCCTACAGGAAATCTTGACCCGGAAACTTCATGGGAAATTATGAGCATCTTTGAAGCAATCAACGCGAGAGGAACGACCGTGGTCATGGCTACACATAACAAGGAAATCGTTAACACGATCAAGCATCGAGTCATTGCAATTGAAAACGGCAGAATTGTTCGCGACGAGCAAAAAGGAGATTATGGGTATGAAAGCTAG
- the cccB gene encoding cytochrome c551 has protein sequence MKKKLLALLMGTSLVLAACGGGDNAEKDTSTNNGGGGETTTADAGDAQKIFNQKCSSCHGQNLEGGVGPALDKIGSKLSKEDIEKVIAEGKGAMPKGLLQGDEASSVAEWLAGKK, from the coding sequence TTGAAAAAGAAGCTACTTGCCTTATTAATGGGTACTTCTCTCGTTTTGGCTGCCTGCGGCGGCGGAGATAATGCGGAGAAAGACACATCAACAAACAATGGCGGCGGCGGTGAAACAACAACTGCGGATGCAGGCGATGCCCAAAAAATATTTAACCAAAAATGTTCAAGCTGCCACGGACAAAATCTTGAAGGCGGAGTAGGTCCTGCGCTTGACAAAATTGGTTCCAAACTTTCAAAAGAAGATATTGAAAAAGTAATCGCTGAAGGGAAAGGCGCCATGCCAAAAGGTTTGCTTCAAGGAGATGAAGCTTCTTCTGTAGCTGAATGGCTTGCCGGCAAAAAATAA
- a CDS encoding YitT family protein, with translation MRKKRDFTYNPKMEKIWEFTNVLVGSAIIAIAFNVFLLPNRVASGGVSGISTILDALFGWEPAYVQWAFNIPLFIAGLILLGRQFGTKTLVGTVFLPFVVFLTNDWDAWTNEPLLGSIFGGIGVGLGLGIVFRGKASTGGTDLAAQIINKFTGLSLGTCVAIIDGLIVLTAAVVFDIERGLYALIALYVTSKTIDLVQVGFGRSKMAMIITSKQEEIRNGILNKIDRGVTKLSAYGGYTDHERPVLMCVVDQTEFTKLKQLVKNIDPTAFIVVMDASEVLGEGFKRV, from the coding sequence ATGAGGAAAAAGAGAGATTTTACATATAATCCAAAGATGGAAAAAATATGGGAATTCACAAATGTCCTCGTTGGGTCTGCAATCATTGCGATTGCATTTAATGTGTTTCTGCTTCCTAACCGAGTTGCATCAGGCGGCGTCAGCGGTATCAGCACCATACTGGACGCACTTTTTGGCTGGGAGCCGGCTTACGTCCAGTGGGCTTTCAACATTCCGCTGTTTATTGCCGGGCTGATCCTTTTAGGAAGGCAATTCGGTACGAAGACACTTGTTGGAACCGTATTTTTGCCGTTTGTTGTATTTTTGACAAACGACTGGGATGCTTGGACAAATGAACCACTCCTTGGATCTATATTCGGGGGGATTGGTGTAGGCCTTGGCCTTGGAATTGTTTTTCGCGGAAAAGCCTCTACGGGCGGAACCGATCTGGCGGCGCAAATCATTAATAAATTTACAGGCTTGTCATTAGGTACGTGTGTAGCAATTATTGATGGCCTGATCGTTTTGACGGCTGCTGTTGTATTTGATATAGAACGCGGTCTGTATGCACTGATTGCACTTTATGTTACGAGCAAAACGATTGATCTCGTTCAAGTGGGATTCGGCCGCTCGAAAATGGCAATGATTATTACAAGCAAACAGGAAGAAATTCGCAATGGAATATTGAATAAAATTGACCGTGGAGTGACAAAACTATCAGCATATGGAGGGTACACCGACCATGAGCGCCCGGTATTAATGTGTGTAGTGGACCAAACGGAGTTCACAAAATTGAAACAACTAGTCAAAAACATTGATCCGACAGCATTTATCGTTGTTATGGATGCTTCCGAGGTACTTGGTGAGGGTTTTAAACGGGTCTAA
- the prfB gene encoding peptide chain release factor 2 (programmed frameshift), with protein MELADIRNELEKTAKKLADFRGSLDLENKEARIAELDEIMLQPDFWDDQQKAQTIINEANSLKDLVNEFNDLNETLENLELTYELVKEENDAELQEDLESELKDFTKRVNQFELQLLLNEPYDKNNAILELHPGAGGTESQDWGSMLLRMYTRWAEKKGFKVETLDYLPGDEAGIKSVTLAIKGHNAYGYLKAEKGVHRLVRISPFDASGRRHTSFVSCEVMPEFNDEIEIEIRQEDLKIDTYRSSGAGGQHVNTTDSAVRITHIPTGVVVTCQTERSQIKNRERAMNMLKAKLYQKKIEEQEKELAEIRGEQKEIGWGSQIRSYVFHPYSLVKDHRTNTEIGNVQAVMDGEIDPFINAYLRSRLQ; from the exons ATGGAATTAGCAGATATTCGAAATGAACTTGAAAAAACAGCTAAGAAATTAGCGGACTTTAGGGGGTCTCTT GACCTCGAAAATAAAGAAGCTCGAATCGCCGAGCTTGATGAAATCATGCTACAGCCGGACTTTTGGGATGATCAGCAAAAAGCCCAGACAATCATTAATGAAGCGAATAGCTTAAAAGACCTTGTCAATGAATTTAATGACTTGAATGAAACGTTAGAGAACCTGGAGTTAACATATGAACTCGTGAAAGAGGAAAATGACGCCGAATTGCAGGAAGATTTAGAGAGTGAACTCAAGGACTTTACAAAACGCGTCAACCAGTTTGAACTTCAGCTTCTGCTCAATGAACCATACGATAAAAACAATGCGATTTTGGAACTCCACCCGGGTGCAGGCGGTACCGAGTCTCAAGATTGGGGATCAATGCTGCTTCGCATGTATACACGGTGGGCGGAGAAAAAAGGCTTCAAGGTGGAAACGCTCGATTATCTGCCTGGCGATGAAGCCGGAATTAAAAGTGTTACGCTGGCGATTAAAGGCCATAATGCTTACGGATATTTAAAAGCAGAAAAAGGGGTACATCGCCTGGTGAGGATTTCTCCTTTTGATGCATCGGGCCGCCGCCACACTTCCTTTGTTTCCTGTGAGGTTATGCCGGAATTTAACGATGAAATTGAAATTGAAATCCGGCAGGAAGATTTGAAGATCGATACGTACCGTTCCAGCGGTGCCGGCGGACAGCACGTTAACACGACTGATTCTGCCGTCCGGATTACACACATCCCGACGGGTGTGGTCGTAACATGCCAGACTGAGCGTTCGCAAATCAAAAACCGCGAACGCGCGATGAACATGTTAAAAGCAAAGCTTTATCAGAAGAAAATTGAAGAGCAGGAAAAAGAACTTGCGGAAATTCGCGGGGAACAAAAAGAAATCGGCTGGGGAAGCCAAATCCGATCTTACGTGTTCCACCCTTATTCTCTTGTTAAAGATCATCGCACCAATACGGAAATTGGCAACGTCCAAGCGGTTATGGACGGTGAAATTGATCCGTTTATTAATGCTTACTTGCGTTCAAGATTGCAATAA
- the secA gene encoding preprotein translocase subunit SecA, which yields MLGILNKVFDQNKRELKRLTKLAEQIDALASDTEKLTDDQLREKTEEFKARYQKGESLDDLLVEAFAVVREAAKRVLGLYPYPVQLMGGIALHDGNIAEMKTGEGKTLTATMPVYLNALTGRGVHVVTVNEYLASRDATEMGKLYEFLGLTVGLNLNGMSKEEKKAAYEADITYGTNNEFGFDYLRDNMVLYKHDKVQRPLHFAVIDEVDSILIDEARTPLIISGTAQKSAQLYIQANAFVRTLKKDVDYTYDEKTKGVQLTEEGITKAERAFGIDNLFDISHVTLNHHINQALKANVSMHRDVDYVVQDGEIVIVDQFTGRLMKGRRYSDGLHQAIEAKEGLEIQNESMTLATITFQNYFRMYEKLAGMTGTAKTEEEEFRNIYNMNVVVIPTNKPVIREDRPDLIYATMEGKFRAVVEDIAERHKKGQPVLVGTVAIETSELISKLLQKKGIPHNVLNAKNHEREAEIIAQAGQRGAVTIATNMAGRGTDIKLGEGVRELGGLAVIGTERHESRRIDNQLRGRSGRQGDPGVTQFYLSMEDELMRRFGSDNMKAMMERLGMDDSQPIQSKMVSKAVESAQKRVEGNNFDARKQLLQYDDVLRQQREIIYKQRDEVLESENLREIVESMIQSVIERNVEAYAPSHEDEEQWNLQGIIDFVNGNLLQEGDLTINDIRGKEPEEISEIIFAKVKERYDEKEEMLGPEQMREFEKVIVLRAVDSKWMDHIDAMDQLRQGIHLRAYGQIDPLREYQSEGYAMFENMIASIEEDVAKYIMKAEIRNNLERQEVAKGHAVNPKEGGEKPKKKPIVKKINIGRNDPCFCGSGKKYKNCHGANA from the coding sequence ATGCTTGGGATTTTAAATAAGGTGTTTGATCAAAATAAACGCGAGTTAAAACGCCTTACAAAGCTGGCTGAGCAAATTGATGCACTTGCTTCCGACACGGAAAAATTAACAGATGACCAGCTTCGCGAAAAAACGGAAGAATTTAAAGCCCGCTATCAAAAAGGCGAGTCTTTAGATGATTTGCTTGTCGAGGCATTTGCCGTTGTGCGCGAAGCAGCAAAACGCGTGCTCGGTTTATACCCATATCCTGTCCAATTAATGGGGGGCATCGCCCTACATGACGGAAATATCGCTGAAATGAAGACCGGGGAAGGGAAAACGTTAACGGCAACAATGCCGGTGTACTTAAATGCCCTTACCGGCAGAGGTGTTCACGTTGTTACCGTAAACGAATACCTCGCAAGCCGTGACGCCACTGAAATGGGAAAACTTTATGAATTCCTCGGACTCACTGTTGGATTAAATTTAAACGGAATGTCGAAAGAGGAAAAAAAGGCGGCATATGAAGCCGACATTACGTATGGAACGAATAATGAGTTCGGGTTTGACTACTTGCGAGATAACATGGTGCTTTACAAGCATGACAAAGTGCAGCGTCCGCTTCACTTTGCGGTCATTGACGAGGTCGATTCAATTCTGATTGACGAGGCCCGCACACCGCTCATTATTTCCGGAACCGCGCAAAAGTCAGCCCAGCTTTATATTCAGGCAAATGCTTTTGTCCGGACATTGAAAAAAGACGTCGATTATACGTATGATGAAAAAACAAAAGGCGTTCAGCTGACAGAAGAAGGGATTACAAAAGCAGAACGTGCTTTTGGCATCGACAACTTGTTTGATATTTCTCATGTGACATTGAACCATCATATTAACCAGGCTCTAAAAGCCAATGTCAGCATGCACCGTGATGTAGACTACGTCGTGCAGGACGGTGAAATTGTCATCGTCGACCAATTTACCGGCCGCTTAATGAAAGGCCGCCGCTACAGCGATGGACTTCACCAGGCAATTGAGGCAAAAGAAGGCCTTGAAATTCAAAATGAAAGTATGACACTGGCAACGATTACGTTCCAGAACTATTTCCGTATGTATGAAAAACTGGCCGGTATGACCGGTACAGCGAAAACGGAAGAAGAGGAATTTCGCAATATTTACAACATGAATGTTGTTGTGATCCCGACAAATAAGCCGGTTATTCGTGAAGACCGTCCGGATTTGATTTACGCTACGATGGAAGGGAAATTCCGTGCAGTAGTCGAAGACATTGCCGAACGACATAAAAAAGGACAGCCTGTTCTTGTCGGTACCGTTGCTATTGAAACATCTGAATTAATTTCAAAGCTTTTACAGAAAAAAGGCATCCCTCATAATGTCTTAAATGCGAAAAACCATGAACGCGAGGCAGAGATTATTGCTCAGGCCGGACAGCGCGGCGCTGTAACGATTGCTACGAACATGGCCGGACGCGGTACGGACATTAAGCTTGGCGAAGGAGTAAGAGAGCTTGGCGGACTTGCTGTTATTGGCACAGAGCGCCATGAAAGCCGCCGGATCGATAATCAGCTGCGCGGACGTTCCGGACGCCAAGGGGATCCGGGTGTTACCCAATTTTATCTTTCTATGGAAGATGAATTAATGCGCCGTTTCGGTTCCGACAATATGAAAGCGATGATGGAGCGCCTTGGCATGGATGATTCTCAGCCGATTCAAAGCAAAATGGTATCAAAAGCGGTTGAATCTGCGCAAAAACGTGTGGAAGGCAACAACTTTGATGCCCGTAAACAGCTGCTCCAATATGACGATGTTCTTCGCCAACAGCGTGAAATTATTTATAAGCAGCGTGATGAAGTGCTTGAATCGGAAAATCTTCGCGAAATCGTTGAAAGCATGATTCAATCTGTTATTGAGCGAAATGTCGAAGCTTATGCGCCAAGCCATGAGGATGAGGAACAATGGAACTTGCAGGGCATCATTGATTTTGTCAATGGAAACCTTCTTCAAGAAGGCGATTTGACAATCAACGACATTCGCGGCAAAGAGCCGGAAGAAATTTCGGAAATCATTTTTGCGAAGGTGAAAGAGCGTTACGATGAAAAAGAAGAGATGCTCGGTCCTGAGCAAATGCGTGAATTTGAAAAAGTGATCGTGCTTCGTGCCGTAGACTCTAAATGGATGGATCACATTGACGCGATGGATCAGCTTCGCCAAGGTATCCATTTGCGTGCCTACGGTCAGATCGACCCGCTTCGTGAATACCAAAGCGAAGGGTATGCGATGTTTGAAAATATGATTGCTTCGATTGAAGAAGATGTTGCAAAATATATTATGAAGGCTGAAATCCGCAATAACCTCGAGCGTCAGGAAGTGGCAAAAGGCCATGCGGTGAATCCGAAAGAGGGCGGAGAAAAGCCGAAGAAAAAGCCGATTGTCAAAAAAATTAACATAGGCCGCAACGACCCATGCTTCTGCGGCAGCGGAAAAAAATACAAAAACTGCCACGGAGCAAACGCATAG